One stretch of Streptomyces hygroscopicus DNA includes these proteins:
- a CDS encoding glycine dehydrogenase — protein MTSSENFVHPYIPNSVPSVRQAMLEEIGAASIEDFYADIPAGIRLHRPLDLPAPLRSEAELTRHMEELLARNTSTRQVLSFLGSGCYQHHVPAVVDEVVNRSEFLTAYAGEPYEDHGRFQALWEYQSMMAELLDVEVVNVPVYDGFQAAGTALRMAGRVTGRRRVLVATAIDADKLSRIRDYVRPDHDVTVVPVDPETGSADLDALHQELAAGDTAAVYADAPSALGIVDSSLPRLAELAHGAGALYVVGCNPLTLGVLAPPSAYGADIACGDIQPLGIHQSFGGGNAGFIATRDEERLVAEYPSRLFGLAPTSVEGEYGFGDVAHERTSFALREEGKEWVGTAAALHGIGAGVYLALMGPRGMREIGDTILAHTAYARQCLAQVPGIEVPYGDALHFADFTVRYTGGRTAAEIRADLKERGIYGSVPTGEHEAAFCVTEVHSKADIDRLAAALEEIVK, from the coding sequence ATGACGTCGTCCGAGAACTTTGTCCACCCCTACATCCCGAACTCCGTGCCGTCAGTGCGGCAGGCGATGCTCGAAGAGATCGGTGCGGCGAGCATCGAGGACTTCTACGCCGACATCCCGGCCGGGATCCGGCTGCACCGCCCCCTCGACCTGCCGGCGCCGCTGCGTTCGGAAGCCGAACTCACCCGGCATATGGAGGAACTGCTCGCCCGCAACACCTCAACGCGGCAGGTCCTCAGCTTCCTCGGCTCGGGCTGCTACCAGCACCATGTGCCCGCGGTCGTGGACGAGGTGGTCAACCGCAGCGAGTTCCTCACGGCGTACGCGGGCGAGCCTTACGAGGACCACGGCCGCTTCCAGGCGCTGTGGGAGTACCAGTCGATGATGGCCGAGCTCCTCGACGTCGAGGTCGTCAACGTCCCGGTGTACGACGGCTTCCAGGCCGCCGGGACCGCCCTGCGCATGGCGGGCCGCGTCACCGGGCGCCGCCGCGTGCTCGTCGCCACCGCGATCGACGCGGACAAGCTGTCACGCATACGGGACTACGTCCGTCCCGACCATGACGTCACCGTGGTCCCGGTCGACCCCGAGACGGGCAGCGCCGACCTCGACGCACTGCACCAGGAGCTGGCCGCCGGTGACACCGCGGCCGTCTACGCGGACGCCCCGTCGGCCCTCGGCATCGTCGACTCGTCACTGCCACGGCTCGCGGAACTCGCGCACGGCGCGGGCGCCTTGTACGTCGTCGGTTGCAATCCGCTCACCCTCGGCGTGCTCGCACCCCCCTCCGCGTACGGCGCGGACATCGCCTGTGGCGACATCCAGCCGCTCGGCATCCACCAGAGCTTCGGCGGCGGCAACGCCGGCTTCATCGCCACCCGCGACGAGGAGCGGCTGGTCGCCGAGTACCCCTCGCGCCTGTTCGGGCTCGCGCCCACCTCGGTCGAGGGCGAGTACGGCTTCGGCGACGTCGCACACGAGCGGACCTCCTTCGCCCTGCGCGAGGAGGGCAAGGAGTGGGTGGGCACGGCGGCCGCGCTGCACGGCATCGGTGCCGGTGTCTATCTCGCCCTGATGGGACCGCGGGGCATGCGCGAGATCGGCGACACGATCCTCGCCCACACCGCGTACGCCCGGCAGTGCCTCGCCCAGGTGCCCGGCATCGAGGTCCCGTACGGCGATGCCCTGCACTTCGCCGACTTCACCGTGCGCTACACCGGCGGCAGGACCGCCGCCGAGATCCGAGCCGACCTCAAGGAGCGCGGCATCTACGGCTCCGTGCCCACCGGCGAGCACGAGGCCGCCTTCTGCGTCACCGAAGTCCACTCCAAGGCCGACATCGACCGGCTCGCCGCCGCCCTCGAGGAGATCGTCAAGTGA
- a CDS encoding glycine dehydrogenase → MTAHHAPAPVSPEDARIAPKPRLRRFQQASWDEKLIFELGSPGERGVLVPAPDPSIAPVEIPPTLRRAAPPALPEMSQQQVLRHYLRLSQENLGADLNIDVGQGTCTMKYSPKVNDQFVRDPRIAALHPLQDEDTVQGVLGIIHSLELLLKEISGMDRVSLQPAAGSAAIYTNVAMIRAYFAARGELEQRDEVITTIFSHPSNAACAKTAGFKVITLHPDADGYPDIEALKAAVGPRTAALLITNPEDTGIYNPRIEEFVRIVHEAGGLCSYDQANANGILGITRAREAGFDLCHFNLHKTFSTPHACGGPAAGACAVREELAPYLPRPTVEFDGERYRLDDDRPESIGKMRPFYGVVPNLVRAYAWIMSLGAEGLRSAAETAVLNNNYLLHKVRQIPGVSVPYAQGRPRVEQVRYSWQKLHEDTGLHSEDIGLRAADFGTHYWTSHHPYLVPEPMTLEPTESYTRDDLDEYAAILAEIAREAYESPDTVRTAPHRSTIHRVRPETLDDPATWAVSWRAYRRKILGGAAR, encoded by the coding sequence GTGACCGCCCACCACGCACCCGCACCCGTCTCCCCCGAGGACGCGCGGATCGCGCCCAAGCCGCGCCTGCGCCGCTTCCAGCAGGCATCCTGGGACGAGAAGCTGATCTTCGAGCTCGGTTCGCCGGGCGAACGCGGTGTCCTTGTCCCGGCGCCGGACCCCTCCATCGCCCCGGTGGAGATTCCCCCGACGCTGCGCCGCGCCGCGCCGCCCGCCCTGCCCGAGATGTCACAGCAGCAGGTCCTGCGCCACTACTTGCGTCTGTCGCAGGAGAACCTGGGCGCCGACCTCAACATCGACGTCGGCCAGGGCACCTGCACCATGAAGTACAGCCCCAAGGTCAACGACCAGTTCGTCCGTGACCCGCGCATCGCCGCGCTGCATCCGCTCCAGGACGAGGACACCGTCCAGGGCGTCCTCGGCATCATCCACAGCCTGGAACTGCTCCTCAAGGAGATCTCCGGCATGGACCGGGTCTCCCTCCAGCCGGCGGCCGGCTCGGCCGCGATCTACACGAACGTAGCCATGATCCGGGCGTACTTCGCCGCACGCGGCGAGCTGGAGCAGCGCGACGAAGTCATCACGACGATCTTCTCCCACCCGTCGAACGCGGCCTGCGCGAAGACGGCCGGCTTCAAGGTCATCACCCTCCACCCGGACGCGGACGGCTACCCGGACATCGAGGCGCTCAAGGCCGCGGTCGGACCGCGCACGGCCGCGCTGCTGATCACCAACCCCGAGGACACGGGCATCTACAACCCGCGCATCGAGGAGTTCGTACGGATCGTGCACGAGGCGGGTGGCCTGTGCTCGTACGACCAGGCCAACGCGAACGGCATCCTCGGCATCACGCGCGCCCGCGAGGCCGGGTTCGACCTGTGCCACTTCAATCTGCACAAGACGTTCTCGACGCCGCACGCCTGCGGCGGGCCGGCGGCCGGCGCGTGCGCGGTGAGGGAGGAGCTGGCACCGTATCTGCCGCGCCCCACCGTCGAGTTCGACGGCGAGCGCTACCGTCTGGACGACGACCGGCCCGAGTCCATCGGAAAAATGCGGCCGTTCTACGGGGTGGTGCCGAACCTCGTGCGCGCGTACGCATGGATCATGTCGCTCGGCGCGGAGGGGCTGCGCTCCGCCGCGGAGACAGCCGTCCTCAACAACAACTACCTGCTCCACAAGGTCCGGCAGATCCCGGGTGTCTCGGTGCCGTACGCCCAGGGGCGGCCGCGCGTCGAACAGGTCCGCTACAGCTGGCAGAAGCTGCACGAGGACACCGGGCTGCACTCCGAGGACATCGGGCTGCGCGCCGCGGACTTCGGCACGCACTACTGGACGAGCCACCACCCGTACCTCGTCCCCGAGCCGATGACACTCGAACCGACCGAGTCGTACACGCGCGACGACCTCGACGAGTACGCGGCGATCCTCGCCGAGATCGCCCGCGAGGCGTACGAGTCCCCGGACACGGTCCGCACGGCCCCGCACCGCTCGACCATCCACCGGGTCCGCCCGGAGACCCTGGACGACCCGGCCACCTGGGCCGTCTCCTGGCGCGCCTACCGCCGCAAGATCCTTGGTGGGGCGGCCCGTTGA